Proteins encoded by one window of Hylaeus volcanicus isolate JK05 chromosome 7, UHH_iyHylVolc1.0_haploid, whole genome shotgun sequence:
- the LOC128880521 gene encoding protein ATP6V1FNB-like: MPTRGICNARCQAFHVAMVRKEESLRIKWFLKNQQKLLDHLKATETQEIIEPSTLKQSSTGIILPKPLPNWRPLKPDGSINMDIMKPIDPRVRAILYHDAPSFVNADNYFHERLKDIPEDRYFFPDCTSWVYGWRLSDYSSVPRSKVGQTNVMIREFFHPRISSLQRDPEWYRPSKYNLSVCVDNAN, encoded by the exons ATGCCGACCAGAGGAATTTGCAACGCCCGTTGCCAAGCGTTTCACGTGGCTATGGTACGGAAAGAAGAATCTCTACGGATCAAATGGTTTCTAAAAAATCAACAGAAATTGCTAGATCATCTAAAAGCGACGGAAACTCAGGAGATAATCGAACCATCCACATTGAAACAATCGAGCACAGGCATT ATACTCCCAAAACCATTGCCTAATTGGAGACCGCTCAAACCTGATGGTTCCATCAATATGGATATAATGAAACCGATCGATCCCCGAGTTAGAGCAATTTTATACCACGACGCTCCAAGCTTCGTCAACGCTGATAATTATTTCCATGAAAg ATTAAAAGATATTCCCGAAGATCGTTACTTCTTTCCCGACTGTACAAGTTGGGTGTATGGATGGCGTCTTTCGGATTACTCGTCTGTACCGCGAAGCAAGGTTGGACAAACAAATGTTATGATAAGAGAATTCTTCCATCCAAGAATATCGAGTCTCCAGAGAGACCCGGAATGGTATCGCCCTTCTAAATATAATCTCTCGGTATGCGTTGACAATGCGAACTAA
- the LOC128879928 gene encoding mitoferrin-1-like produces MHTEEYETLPTSSVYVHMTAGALAGIMEHCVMYPFDCLKTRMQAFTPGQSAGGRMRDVWTKMVRQEGFLRSIRGMSVMVVGAGPAHALYFSCYEIIKDKLLISRSHNEFNLTAYGTAGFIATILHDGVMNPAEVIHFVTYEMSQVFTNPGHIYKPLAHMLSGALAGAVAAAITTPLDVCKTLLNTQNGVRAQDTNLSNSCYTRNKTMLIVDQKLTMRQLVQIRIRLPCLGLVAFKT; encoded by the exons ATGCATACGGAAGAATACGAAACTCTGCCCACGTCTTCCGTGTACGTGCACATGACAGCAGGTGCATTGGCCGGAATTATGGAACATTGTGTGATGTACCCGTTTGACTGTCTCaag ACAAGAATGCAGGCATTTACTCCAGGTCAAAGTGCCGGAGGAAGAATGAGAGATGTCTGGACTAAAATGGTACGACAGGAAGGTTTTCTGAGATCGATTCGTGGTATGAGTGTAATGGTTGTGGGAGCTGGTCCTGCTCACgcattatatttttcatgctATGAAATCATTAAAGATAAGCTATTGATTTCGAGAAGTcacaatgaatttaatttgacgGCGTATGGAACCGCTGGTTTTATAGCAACGATTCTTCACGACGGTGTGATGAATCCAGCAGAAg TGATTCACTTCGTGACTTATGAAATGTCGCAAGTCTTCACAAACCCAGGACACATATATAAACCTTTGGCGCACATGTTATCTG GTGCATTAGCAGGAGCTGTTGCTGCTGCAATCACGACACCTTTAGATGTTTGTAAGACGCTTTTAAATACCCAAAACGGTGTACGTGCTCAAG aTACGAATCTTTCAAATTCGTGTTACACGAGAAACAAGACGATGCTTATTGTGGACCAGAAGTTGACAATGAGGCAATTGGTACAAATCAGAATCAGGCTGCCCTGTCTAGGTCTAGTCGCTTTCAAGACGTAA
- the LOC128880518 gene encoding biorientation of chromosomes in cell division protein 1-like 1 has product MELGLSNTLLAGDPRLVDHIVGEVKSQGIFDQFRKECIADVDTKPAYQNLRTRVEGSVNTFLSKQSWKPDLNKNQLRETLRKHIHEVPYLDAGVERIVDQVVNPKIYSVFMPQIEDVVYKFLGIERPKARERNGACGLKDLLPKDLDPVSPESDKNSLKDVSLESMDPMDDLELKKDEKSSYEQKLEEEEALNEKNKSNTLENGEISFEEKTLDESGKSFNKTGSNLNLNTSGRSDDKTEEDEEDSPTFEPIDIMNLNESNVSNDSHLSGISELTSHRSRSPEYCNELSRDNFDYSNQDSQLSKVSSDSRLSIVTDFGSSNHASTPIQDALKDEVNKDKCDVKGVKDNFKAVREYECSKNKSKNIFELNRGKDVHDVKDSKNIKYNLSSKENSRDATDSSVKDKYEQKNNRDRSRDGESKSKSREKNHTKDGKHHRDRSSEKKKQRSHSSTKSDKYDKSKSKEKTDQPRESGDKNKDLEKDGYVKVKEDKTKETDKKDSVSKEGKDLKDLYKEKIRELREKKELTEKEKLNKDSKETKPNKENKEKRDPQKDKKSYKKDHKSSSKNSSLSSHEIKAIKTSDKVDGKEKRSESKDKGKRDEKRSSKDVKSKNHVNIKSDSTEKSDKQDGRKLVKNEKEEKIEKSDIKKDVKSSSEKVNGKKDIKNHIQNKSSTRNEKLDNKKDNKNDPQNKDKKRKDEKKSKSKDDHSSLRKNSNDRRSTDRDGSNGSSSKSSQSSTSNSNIANSKSNASTLSKETNHMSNSGSETSDNIEEAHTNELKLSLEEQDYKLNKELYTECKTDDSSNYETHTKHESESNDINLPLKKRQLFDDGNNALGEIKVKKPKFAKNLHEAKKLMKIRKQIEKQKLKESKKIEKKLQQKVEAPVQSNAVNTDNLESVPDEERVQIIEIPDEEYEEPYPENHTNLTLEERSIMMLQSEAGAKELLETRSDLKLKLSDMELCIQQSLSETLPNMMLENVPSQQESDAQTIVSNSEGKGELQNKESLTSAMDETIESNITESENIDVRVEKCSKQNELQHEPSTSKLDKHLIFQKSSSFDGNTDEYNDKYKTPEQLNATNGSVDDVNYLKDKRFVEVSTLSKPKDKDNISQDILNNSYSKVSRSIVKDHVTSDERSAESTSTTAEENEDCRYFKADNKQSEKFSNFLESLELVESSSLEDIIESLGGQVVSSVPKAMAPPLPKRKHSTSPLTDILLNNSNNNNDGHKRALNLPNEDVLNSIKKRKLVAPKKQRLQANICTPQGLLNGENFVMPLSPESDVSATSEKIPSSNLIKEDKGRHRSSQRYSSDDLYKPRPLFSSSSRRSRRSNQA; this is encoded by the exons ATGGAGTTGGGTTTATCCAACACGTTGTTGGCGGGTGATCCACGATTAGTCGATCATATCGTTGGAGAAGTTAAATCCCAAGGAATTTTTGATCAATTTCGTAAGGAATGTATCGCTGATGTTGATACGAAG CCAGCATATCAAAATTTACGTACAAGAGTCGAAGGATCCGTGAATACTTTCCTTAGCAAACAATCATGGAAACCAgacttaaacaaaaatcaattgaGGGAGACTTTACGCAAACACATACACGAGGTTCCTTATTTGGACGCCGGTGTAGAGCGTATAGTAGATCAAGTAGTaaatccaaaaatatattctgtcTTTATGCCTCAGATCGAAGATGTAGTATACAAGTTTTTGGGCATAGAAAGACCCAAGGCAAGGGAACGAAACGGTGCGTGTGGCCTTAAAGATTTGTTACCTAAGGATTTAGATCCTGTTTCGCCGGAGTCTGACAAAAATAGTTTGAAAGATGTGTCTTTGGAGTCTATGGACCCCATGGATGATTTGGAGTTGAAGAAAGATGAAAAGTCGTCTTACGAACAGAAATTGGAAGAGGAAGAAGCTCTGaacgagaaaaacaaaagtaatacTTTGGAAAATGGGGAAATCTCATtcgaagagaaaacattaGATGAAAGTGGCAAAAGTTTTAATAAGACTGgtagtaatttaaatttaaatacgtcTGGGAGGTCTGATGATAAAACGGAAGAAGACGAGGAGGACAGTCCTACTTTTGAACCTATAgatattatgaatttaaatgaatctaATGTCTCTAACGATTCACACTTATCGGGAATATCGGAATTAACCAGCCACAGATCAAGGAGCCCTGAATACTGTAACGAACTATCTAGAGATAATTTTGATTATAGTAATCAGGATTCGCAGCTAAGCAAAGTCTCTTCGGACTCTCGGTTGTCGATCGTGACAGACTTTGGATCTTCGAATCATGCGTCGACGCCGATACAGGATGCTCTAAAAGATGAAGTCAATAAAGACAAATGTGATGTTAAGGGAGttaaagacaattttaaaGCCGTCAGAGAATACGaatgtagtaaaaataaaagtaaaaatatttttgaattaaatagaGGCAAAGATGTGCACGATGTTAaagattctaaaaatattaagtacaATTTATcctcgaaagaaaattctcgCGACGCGACAGATAGTAGTGTAAAAGACAAATACGAGCAAAAGAATAACAGAGACAGAAGCAGGGATGGCGAATCTAAATCAAAATCAAGAGAAAAGAATCACACAAAAGATGGAAAGCATCATAGGGACAGGAGTAGCGAGAAAAAGAAGCAAAGAAGTCATAGTAGTACAAAGTCCGATAAATACGACAAAAGTAAATCCAAAGAGAAAACCGATCAACCAAGAGAAAGtggagataaaaataaagactTGGAAAAGGATGGTTACGTCAAGGTAAAGGaagataaaacaaaagaaacggaTAAGAAAGACAGTGTTAGTAAAGAAGGAAAGGATTTAAAAGATctctataaagaaaaaattaggGAACTTcgagaaaagaaggaattaacggagaaagaaaaattaaataaagacaGTAAAGAAACAAAGCCGAAcaaggaaaataaagaaaagagagaCCCTCAGAAGGACAAGAAATCTTATAAAAAAGACCACAAAAGTTCTTCcaaaaattcttcgttaagTTCTCATGAAATTAAAGCTATAAAAACTTCCGATAAAGTCGATGGAAAGGAGAAACGAAGCGAGTCGAAAGATAAGGGTAAACGAGATGAAAAACGTAGCTCGAAAGATGTAAAGTCGAAAAatcatgtaaatattaaatcagaTTCTACGGAAAAATCTGATAAACAAGATGGAAGGAAACTTGTaaagaacgaaaaagaagagaaaattgaaaaatctgatATAAAGAAAGATGTTAAATCGAGCAGTGAAAAGGTAAATggtaaaaaagatataaaaaatcatatacaaaataaaagctcgacacgaaatgaaaaattggataataaaaaagataataagaATGATCCACAAAATAAGGACAAAAAGCGAAAGGATGAAAAGAAATCCAAATCGAAAGATGATCATTCTagtttacgaaaaaattctAACGATCGGCGTTCGACGGATAGAGATGGATCAAACGGGTCTAGTAGTAAAAGTTCACAATCTAGTACTTCCAATTCTAACATTGCAAACAGTAAATCAAATGCGTCTACCTTATCCAAAGAAACAAATCATATGAGTAATTCTGGTAGCGAAACGTCGGATAACATCGAGGAAGCGCATacaaatgaattgaaattgtcGTTAGAAGAACAggattataaattaaacaaagaattGTATACAGAGTGCAAAACAGACGATAGTAGTAATTACGAAACGCATACTAAACACGAATCGGAATCTAACGACATCAACTTGCCCCTGAAGAAACGACAGTTATTTGACGACGGCAACAATGCTTTAggagaaataaaagtgaagaaaCCAAAATTTGCAAAGAATTTACACGAGGctaagaaattaatgaaaattagaaagcAGATAGAGAAGCAGAAGCTGAAAGAGAGTAAGAAGATAGAGAAAAAACTCCAGCAAAAAGTAGAAGCTCCGGTGCAATCGAATGCCGTGAATACTGACAACTTGGAAAGTGTACCAGACGAAGAACGagttcaaataatagaaataccAGATGAGGAGTACGAAGAGCCGTATCCTGAGAACCATACCAATTTGACATTGGAAGAAAGATCGATAATGATGTTACAAAGCGAAGCAGGTGCAAAGGAGTTATTGGAAACGCGTtccgatttaaaattaaaattgtcagACATGGAATTATGTATACAGCAATCATTGAGCGAAACGCTTCCTAATATGATGCTAGAAAACGTACCTTCGCAACAAGAAAGCGATGCGCAAACAATAGTTTCCAACAGCGAGGGGAAGGGAGAGTTACAAAATAAAGAGTCGCTGACTTCTGCGATGGATGAAACAATAGAAAGTAATATAACAGAATCAGAAAATATAGATGTCCGCGTAGAAAAATGTTCCAAGCAAAATGAGTTACAGCACGAACCTAGTACATCTAAAttagataaacatttaatatttcaaaaatctaGCTCTTTCGACGGTAATACAGACGaatataatgataaatataaaactccAGAACAGTTGAACGCAACAAATGGTTCAGTAGAcgatgtaaattatttaaaagataaaagattCGTGGAAGTATCTACGTTGTCGAAGCCTAAAGATAAAGATAACATTTCCCAggatattctaaataatagcTATTCTAAAGTAAGCAGATCCATCGTTAAAGATCATGTAACAAGCGACGAGAGGTCTGCAGAATCTACATCGACGACAGCCGAAGAGAACGAAGATTGTCGTTATTTCAAAGCAGATAACAAACAATCAgaaaaattctcgaatttcTTAGAATCATTGGAACTAGTAGAAAGTAGTTCTTTGGAAGATATAATAGAGAGTTTAGGAGGACAAGTTGTGTCGTCGGTACCGAAAGCTATGGCACCTCCTTTACCGAAACGCAAACACTCAACTAGCCCCTTGACggatatattattaaataactcGAATAATAACAACGACGGTCATAAAAGGGCGCTAAATTTACCAAACGAAGATGTTTtgaatagtataaaaaaaaggaaacttgTCGCACCTAAGAAGCAAAGACTTCAAGCAAACATTTGTACTCCTCAAGGACTTTTAAACGGAGAAAACTTTGTTATGCCCCTAAGTCCGGAAAGCGATGTATCTGCGACAAGTGAAAAAATACCATCGTCAAATCTAATTAAAGAAGATAAAGG CCGGCATAGAAGCAGTCAACGTTATTCAAGCGATGACTTATACAAACCACGTCCATTATTTTCAAGTTCTTCTCGCAGAAGTAGGAGATCTAACCAAGCATAG
- the LOC128880520 gene encoding BTB/POZ domain-containing protein KCTD9 isoform X1, with protein sequence MKRVILFLIGTDVNGKVFMVTHSLDELLAAASSKFQITAKRIFTPQGGEIDDIKLIRDDDILYISDGEDFIPKDKINSRNQLSRNLEWITLNVGGKYFTTTRDTLTKTEPTSMLARMFTESTDTEQRILPSRQDEMGAFLIDRSPTYFEPLLNYLRHGQMTLDANVNPSGVLAEARFYGIEGAIELLIPMIEDFHKSSSVSLTRKDVLKVIMSTPMTTELRFQGVDFTGADLSKLDLRHINFKYAIMRGCSLAGANLSGCCFERADLSNANLQGAQLVCVKMLRANLTAANLHSCNFEDPCGLPANMEGANLKGANLEGSYMGAVNLRVATLKNANLRNCYLRSAVLAGADLECCDLSGSDLQEANLRGANLKDAAFELMLTPLHMSQTIR encoded by the exons ATGAAGAGGGtaatcctttttttaattggaaccGACGTGAACGGCAAG GTATTTATGGTGACTCATTCATTGGACGAATTACTAGCAGCTGCTAGCTCAAAGTTTCAAATAACTGCCAAAAGAATATTTACCCCTCAAGGTGGAGAAATTGATGATATTAAGTTAATTCG AGATGACGATATATTGTACATTTCGGATGGAGAAGATTTCATTCCAAAGGATAAGATTAACAGTCGCAATCAGTTGAGTAGAAATTTAGAATGGATTACGTTAAATGTTGGTGGAAAGTATTTCACAACAACCAGAGACACATTAACAAAAACAGAACCAACAAGTATGCTGGCCAG AATGTTTACGGAATCTACAGATACTGAACAGAGAATCTTGCCTAGCAGACAAGATGAAATGGGCGCATTTTTGATAGACAGGAGTCCTACATATTTTGAGCCACTATTAAACTATTTAAGACATGGGCAGATGACCCTTGATGCTAATGTTAATCCTTCTg GGGTTTTGGCAGAAGCGCGTTTTTATGGAATAGAAGGAGCTATTGAGTTACTGATTCCAATGATCGAAGATTTTCACAAAAGTAGCTCTGTATCTTTAACTCGAAAAGATGTACTTAAAGTCATCATGTCAACGCCTATGACTACAGAACTTAGGTTTCAAGGTGTTGATTTTACTGGTGCTGATTTGTCAAAGTTAGATCTCAggcatattaattttaag TATGCAATTATGCGCGGTTGCAGTTTGGCGGGTGCAAATTTATCAGGCTGTTGCTTTGAACGCGCGGATTTATCCAACGCAAATCTGCAGGGTGCTCAGCTTGTTTGTGTGAAAATGTTACGCGCGAATCTTACTGCTGCCAATCTTCATTCGTGTAATTTTGAGGACCCTTGCGGTTTACCTGCCAACATGGAGGGTGCAAATTTAAAAGGTGCCAATCTCGAGGGTAGTTACATGGGTGCCGTAAATCTTAGAGTGGCAACGTTAAAGAATGCCAACCTAAGAAATTGTTATCTTAGATCAGCTGTTCTAGCTGGTGCTGATTTAGAG TGCTGTGATTTATCAGGATCTGACTTACAAGAAGCGAATTTGCGGGGCGCAAACTTGAAAGATGCTGCGTTCGAATTAATGTTAACTCCGTTACATATGTCTCAAACGatacgataa
- the LOC128880520 gene encoding BTB/POZ domain-containing protein KCTD9 isoform X2 codes for MVTHSLDELLAAASSKFQITAKRIFTPQGGEIDDIKLIRDDDILYISDGEDFIPKDKINSRNQLSRNLEWITLNVGGKYFTTTRDTLTKTEPTSMLARMFTESTDTEQRILPSRQDEMGAFLIDRSPTYFEPLLNYLRHGQMTLDANVNPSGVLAEARFYGIEGAIELLIPMIEDFHKSSSVSLTRKDVLKVIMSTPMTTELRFQGVDFTGADLSKLDLRHINFKYAIMRGCSLAGANLSGCCFERADLSNANLQGAQLVCVKMLRANLTAANLHSCNFEDPCGLPANMEGANLKGANLEGSYMGAVNLRVATLKNANLRNCYLRSAVLAGADLECCDLSGSDLQEANLRGANLKDAAFELMLTPLHMSQTIR; via the exons ATGGTGACTCATTCATTGGACGAATTACTAGCAGCTGCTAGCTCAAAGTTTCAAATAACTGCCAAAAGAATATTTACCCCTCAAGGTGGAGAAATTGATGATATTAAGTTAATTCG AGATGACGATATATTGTACATTTCGGATGGAGAAGATTTCATTCCAAAGGATAAGATTAACAGTCGCAATCAGTTGAGTAGAAATTTAGAATGGATTACGTTAAATGTTGGTGGAAAGTATTTCACAACAACCAGAGACACATTAACAAAAACAGAACCAACAAGTATGCTGGCCAG AATGTTTACGGAATCTACAGATACTGAACAGAGAATCTTGCCTAGCAGACAAGATGAAATGGGCGCATTTTTGATAGACAGGAGTCCTACATATTTTGAGCCACTATTAAACTATTTAAGACATGGGCAGATGACCCTTGATGCTAATGTTAATCCTTCTg GGGTTTTGGCAGAAGCGCGTTTTTATGGAATAGAAGGAGCTATTGAGTTACTGATTCCAATGATCGAAGATTTTCACAAAAGTAGCTCTGTATCTTTAACTCGAAAAGATGTACTTAAAGTCATCATGTCAACGCCTATGACTACAGAACTTAGGTTTCAAGGTGTTGATTTTACTGGTGCTGATTTGTCAAAGTTAGATCTCAggcatattaattttaag TATGCAATTATGCGCGGTTGCAGTTTGGCGGGTGCAAATTTATCAGGCTGTTGCTTTGAACGCGCGGATTTATCCAACGCAAATCTGCAGGGTGCTCAGCTTGTTTGTGTGAAAATGTTACGCGCGAATCTTACTGCTGCCAATCTTCATTCGTGTAATTTTGAGGACCCTTGCGGTTTACCTGCCAACATGGAGGGTGCAAATTTAAAAGGTGCCAATCTCGAGGGTAGTTACATGGGTGCCGTAAATCTTAGAGTGGCAACGTTAAAGAATGCCAACCTAAGAAATTGTTATCTTAGATCAGCTGTTCTAGCTGGTGCTGATTTAGAG TGCTGTGATTTATCAGGATCTGACTTACAAGAAGCGAATTTGCGGGGCGCAAACTTGAAAGATGCTGCGTTCGAATTAATGTTAACTCCGTTACATATGTCTCAAACGatacgataa